The Carnobacterium mobile DSM 4848 genome includes a window with the following:
- the rsmD gene encoding 16S rRNA (guanine(966)-N(2))-methyltransferase RsmD — protein sequence MRVISGEYGGRKLKAVPGKNTRPTTDKVKESLFNIIGPYFDGGTCLDLFAGSGSLAIEAVSRGMEHAVLIDKDPVAIKTIKENIEMTKETSKFEVFRNDANRSIDVLIGRKKSFDLLFLDPPYLEQEIVQQLEKIMTGNLLADKALIICEVSRKIDLPTTIGIAEEFRTEIYGASKVVLYEVIKEGGDKGD from the coding sequence ATGAGAGTAATTTCAGGCGAATATGGCGGGAGAAAGTTAAAAGCAGTTCCTGGTAAAAACACAAGACCTACAACTGATAAAGTAAAAGAATCCTTATTTAATATTATAGGCCCATATTTTGATGGCGGTACTTGTTTGGATTTATTTGCAGGAAGTGGCAGTCTGGCTATTGAAGCCGTTTCTCGAGGTATGGAGCATGCTGTTTTAATTGATAAAGATCCTGTAGCAATCAAAACCATCAAAGAAAACATTGAAATGACTAAAGAAACAAGTAAATTTGAAGTTTTCCGCAATGACGCTAATCGCAGTATCGATGTTTTGATCGGCAGAAAAAAAAGCTTTGATCTGCTTTTTTTAGACCCTCCTTATTTAGAACAGGAAATTGTACAACAACTTGAAAAAATTATGACAGGAAACCTTTTAGCAGATAAAGCATTAATTATTTGTGAAGTCAGTCGGAAAATTGATTTACCGACAACCATTGGAATAGCTGAGGAATTTAGAACAGAAATTTATGGAGCCAGCAAAGTTGTTTTATATGAGGTAATTAAAGAAGGAGGAGATAAAGGTGACTAA
- the coaD gene encoding pantetheine-phosphate adenylyltransferase — translation MTKVALFPGSFDPLTNGHLDTIERAAKLFDQLVIAVATNTSKKSLFSATEKTDLIQQAVSHLANVSVIEHTSGLTVDLAKKIGADAMIRGLRNLQDFEYETNIAAMNKTQDKEIETVFLMAAEKHRFLSSSLIKEVAFFGGDISELVPYHVNAAVKSKYAGD, via the coding sequence GTGACTAAAGTGGCACTTTTCCCAGGGAGTTTCGATCCTTTGACCAATGGGCATCTAGATACAATTGAACGAGCTGCCAAGCTGTTTGATCAATTGGTTATTGCTGTAGCAACTAATACGTCAAAAAAATCTTTATTCAGTGCAACCGAAAAAACGGATTTAATCCAACAAGCTGTTTCTCATTTAGCAAATGTGTCAGTAATTGAACATACAAGCGGCTTAACAGTTGACTTAGCAAAAAAAATCGGCGCTGATGCTATGATTCGCGGATTACGTAACCTACAAGACTTTGAATACGAAACAAATATTGCGGCAATGAATAAAACTCAAGATAAAGAAATTGAAACAGTTTTCTTGATGGCTGCTGAAAAGCATCGCTTTTTGAGTTCAAGTTTAATTAAAGAAGTTGCTTTTTTTGGCGGTGATATTTCAGAATTAGTACCGTATCATGTCAACGCTGCAGTTAAAAGTAAATATGCTGGTGACTAA
- a CDS encoding SepM family pheromone-processing serine protease, whose translation MKKRKSPKRIGWIIALLLVALGFVVPLPYYIEAPGSAVHLSDLIKVDDQKDMNKGSYMLTTVSIRQATPLTYLMRYLPYHEGLTQDELFGTTTSNEEYNNLQKYYMDSSINAAIELAYKTAHKPYTLTYKGIYIMSVLPNSNFEGKLKIGDTVSALDGKTFESSDQFMDYVKQQKVGQKLTVTYQRDGKTDTVTAPLTEMKETKLPGLGISLVEHTTIETEIPVTVKSDQIGGPSAGFMFALQIYTQLTGNDLRKGHEIAGTGTISSDGTIGRIGGIEKKVVAASKEGATIFFAPDDTIDPIIQKNYPNLQSNYKEAVAAANKLETKMTVVPVKNFQDAIDYLKKLN comes from the coding sequence ATGAAAAAAAGAAAAAGTCCAAAACGAATAGGGTGGATAATAGCTCTTCTTCTGGTAGCTTTAGGCTTTGTTGTGCCTCTTCCTTATTATATAGAAGCTCCAGGTTCGGCTGTTCATTTGTCTGATTTGATTAAAGTTGATGATCAAAAGGATATGAATAAAGGAAGTTATATGCTTACAACTGTTTCGATCAGGCAAGCAACACCATTGACTTATTTGATGAGGTACTTGCCTTATCATGAAGGATTGACGCAAGATGAGCTTTTTGGTACGACTACTTCTAATGAAGAGTACAATAATTTGCAAAAGTACTATATGGATAGTTCAATTAATGCGGCCATTGAATTAGCTTATAAAACAGCTCATAAGCCTTATACTTTAACCTATAAGGGCATTTATATCATGTCTGTTCTGCCTAACTCCAACTTTGAAGGGAAATTAAAAATCGGTGATACTGTTAGTGCCTTAGATGGAAAAACTTTTGAAAGCTCAGATCAATTTATGGATTATGTAAAGCAACAAAAAGTAGGGCAAAAGCTAACGGTTACTTATCAACGAGATGGTAAAACAGATACGGTCACGGCACCTTTAACAGAAATGAAGGAAACGAAACTTCCAGGACTAGGTATTAGTTTAGTTGAGCATACGACGATTGAAACGGAAATACCGGTAACCGTTAAATCAGATCAAATCGGAGGTCCTTCTGCCGGATTTATGTTTGCTTTGCAAATTTATACTCAACTAACCGGAAATGATTTGCGAAAAGGACATGAGATCGCAGGAACAGGAACGATTTCTTCAGATGGAACAATCGGACGAATTGGCGGTATTGAAAAGAAAGTGGTAGCGGCAAGTAAAGAAGGGGCAACTATATTTTTTGCACCTGATGATACCATTGATCCGATTATTCAAAAGAATTACCCTAATTTACAATCGAACTATAAAGAAGCAGTGGCAGCAGCCAATAAATTAGAGACGAAAATGACTGTTGTTCCAGTAAAAAACTTTCAAGATGCGATTGATTACTTGAAAAAATTAAATTAA